From the genome of Seriola aureovittata isolate HTS-2021-v1 ecotype China chromosome 6, ASM2101889v1, whole genome shotgun sequence, one region includes:
- the sh3gl1b gene encoding SH3-domain GRB2-like 1b isoform X1, whose amino-acid sequence MSVAGLKKQFYKASQMVSEKVGGAEGTKLDDDFRDLERKVDVTSKAVVDVISKTSEYLQPNPASRAKLSMLNTMSKIRGQVKNPGYPQAEGLLGECMGKYGRELGEDTNFGGALVDVGEAMKRMAEVKDSLDIDVKQNFIDPLQGLCDKDLREIQHHLKKLEGRRLDYDYKKKRQGKIPDEEVRQALEKFHESKEVAETSMYNLLETDIEQVSQLSSLVESQLQYHRQAVQVLDELSDKLRDRMNEAQSRPRREYTPKPKPIFDFGDNNHSNGGYSTSMAPPPSCNSEPSFHLARLSFRKPTLSPEQPSCKALYDFEPENEGELGFHEGDIITLTNQIDENWYEGMLNGQSGFFPLNYVEVLVPLPH is encoded by the exons ATGTCTGTAGCGGGCTTGAAGAAACAGTTTTATAAAGCCAGCCAG aTGGTAAGTGAGAAAGTCGGAGGTGCAGAAGGAACTAAACTCGATGATGACTTCAGGGACTTGGAACGG AAAGTAGATGTGACCAGTAAAGCAGTAGTGGATGTAATCTCCAAAACATCAGAGTACCTTCAGCCCAACCCAG CATCTCGGGCCAAACTGTCCATGTTGAACACCATGTCTAAGATTCGTGGTCAGGTGAAGAACCCAGGCTATCCTCAGGCCGAGGGCCTGCTAGGGGAGTGTATGGGCAAGTATGGACGGGAACTGGGAGAGGACACTAACTTTG GTGGAGCATTAGTAGACGTAGGAGAAGCCATGAAGAGAATGGCAGAAGTCAAAGACTCTCTAGACATCGACGTCAAACAGAACTTCATTGATCCGTTGCAAGGGCTCTGTGATAAGGACCTCAGAGAGATACAG CACCACCTTAAGAAGCTTGAAGGCCGTCGCCTGGACTATGACTACAAGAAAAAGCGTCAGGGCAAGATCCCAGATGAGGAGGTTCGACAGGCCCTGGAGAAGTTTCATGAGTCAAAGGAAGTGGCCGAGACCAGCATGTACAACTTGCTGGAGACTGAC aTCGAGCAGGTGAGCCAGCTCTCATCTCTGGTGGAGTCCCAGCTGCAGTACCACAGACAGGCTGTGCAGGTGCTGGATGAGCTTTCTGACAAACTCAGAGACAG GATGAATGAGGCTCAGTCTCGACCAAGACGTGAATACACACCCAAACCCAAACCTATCTTTGACTTTGGCGACAACAACCATTCAAACGGCGGCTACTCAACCTCAATGGCTCCTCCACCTTCATGTAACTCAG AGCCGTCTTTTCACTTGGCCAGATTGTCCTTTCGGAAACCCACATTGT CTCCGGAGCAGCCGAGCTGTAAGGCACTGTATGACTTTGAGCCAGAGAACGAGGGAGAGCTGGGCTTCCACGAGGGCGATATCATCaccctgaccaatcagatcgaCGAGAACTGGTATGAGGGCATGCTGAATGGCCAGTCGGGATTCTTCCCTCTCAACTACGTCGAGGTCCTCGTTCCGCTGCCACACTAA
- the rorca gene encoding RAR-related orphan receptor C a, whose translation MRAQIEVIPCKICGDKSSGIHYGVITCEGCKGFFRRSQQNNAMYSCSRQRNCLIDRTNRNRCQHCRLQKCLALGMSRDAVKFGRMSKKQRDSLYAEVQKHQQAQECAGIGAHEENSDMADLSRPYRRGSSTALSDLDDITTLPEGLLFDLPLTPEDAGGEYCNLDLLGGSAGSSSSSQSSPEQTNLDFVDGNHSIKHEYQLLHDSGLFSHAILNPLTGGCSLLEIERIIQSVVKSHIETSQYSTEELKRMAWTLYSPEETRSYQTKSAEVMWQQCAIHITNAIQYVVEFAKRISGFMDLCQNDQIILLKAGCMDVLLIRMCRAYNPINNTLLFDGKFATAQLFKALGCDDLVNAVFDLAKSLSRIQMSEEEMALFSAAVLLSPDRPWLTDVQKIQKLQDKVYVALQRCLQKEGASEDKLAKMVSKLPIMKSICNLHIDKLEFFRLVHPETAYTFPPLYREVFGSEITFPDSTEG comes from the exons ctcAAATAGAGGTGATTCCCTGTAAAATCTGTGGGGACAAATCATCAGGGATTCACTATGGTGTCATCACCTGTGAGGGCTGCAAG GGTTTCTTCCGACGCAGCCAACAGAACAACGCAATGTACTCCTGCTCACGACAGAGGAACTGTCTAATTGACCGGACCAATCGTAACCGCTGTCAGCACTGCAGGTTGCAGAAGTGTCTCGCTCTGGGCATGAGCCGTGATG CGGTGAAGTTTGGTCGAATGTCCAAAAAACAGCGTGACAGCCTGTATGCAGAGGTTCAGAAGCACCAGCAGGCCCAGGAGTGTGCAGGCATTGGTGCCCATGAGGAGAATAGTGACATGGCCGACCTCAGCCGCCCCTACAGAAGAGGCTCCAGCACTGCGCTCAGCGATCTGGATGACATTACCACGTTGCCGGAAGGCCTGCTTTTCGACCTGCCGCTGACCCCAGAGGATGCAGGTGGAGAGTACTGTAACCTGGACTTACTGGGTGGCAGTGCAGGCAGCAGCTCGTCCTCTCAGAGTTCACCAGAACAGACCAACTTGGACTTTGTAGACGGCAACCACAGCATCAAGCATGAGTACCAGCTGTTACATGACTCTGGACTCTTCTCACATGCTATCCTGAACCCACTGACCGGGGGCTGCTCCCTACTTGAGATAG AGCGTATAATCCAGAGTGTGGTCAAGTCCCATATTGAGACGAGCCAGTACAGCACAGAGGAGCTAAAGAGAATGGCGTGGACCTTGTATAGCCCAGAGGAGACACGCTCATACCAGACCAAG TCAGCTGAGGTGATGTGGCAACAATGTGCCATTCACATCACCAATGCCATCCAGTATGTGGTAGAGTTTGCCAAGCGCATCTCTGGCTTCATGGACCTGTGTCAGAACGATCAGATTATCCTCCTCAAAGCAG GCTGCATGGATGTTCTTCTGATCCGTATGTGTCGGGCTTACAACCCCATCAACAATACATTGCTCTTTGATGGAAAATTTGCCACCGCCCAGCTTTTCAAAGCTCTCG GCTGTGATGACCTTGTGAATGCAGTGTTTGACTTGGCTAAAAGCCTGAGCCGTATTCAGATGTCAGAGGAAGAGATGGCTcttttcagtgctgctgtgcTCCTCTCACCAG ACCGACCCTGGCTCACAGATGTCCAAAAGATACAGAAATTGCAGGACAAAGTCTATGTGGCTCTGCAGCGCTGTCTACAAAAAGAAGGAGCGTCGGAAGACAAACTAGCTAAG ATGGTGTCGAAGCTTCCTATAATGAAGTCCATTTGCAACCTTCACATCGACAAACTGGAGTTTTTCCGTCTGGTTCACCCTGAAACAGCATATACCTTTCCTCCTCTGTATAGGGAGGTTTTTGGGAGTGAAATCACCTTCCCAGATTCCACGGAGGGCTAG
- the sh3gl1b gene encoding SH3-domain GRB2-like 1b isoform X2, producing MSVAGLKKQFYKASQMVSEKVGGAEGTKLDDDFRDLERKVDVTSKAVVDVISKTSEYLQPNPASRAKLSMLNTMSKIRGQVKNPGYPQAEGLLGECMGKYGRELGEDTNFGGALVDVGEAMKRMAEVKDSLDIDVKQNFIDPLQGLCDKDLREIQHHLKKLEGRRLDYDYKKKRQGKIPDEEVRQALEKFHESKEVAETSMYNLLETDIEQVSQLSSLVESQLQYHRQAVQVLDELSDKLRDRMNEAQSRPRREYTPKPKPIFDFGDNNHSNGGYSTSMAPPPSCNSAPEQPSCKALYDFEPENEGELGFHEGDIITLTNQIDENWYEGMLNGQSGFFPLNYVEVLVPLPH from the exons ATGTCTGTAGCGGGCTTGAAGAAACAGTTTTATAAAGCCAGCCAG aTGGTAAGTGAGAAAGTCGGAGGTGCAGAAGGAACTAAACTCGATGATGACTTCAGGGACTTGGAACGG AAAGTAGATGTGACCAGTAAAGCAGTAGTGGATGTAATCTCCAAAACATCAGAGTACCTTCAGCCCAACCCAG CATCTCGGGCCAAACTGTCCATGTTGAACACCATGTCTAAGATTCGTGGTCAGGTGAAGAACCCAGGCTATCCTCAGGCCGAGGGCCTGCTAGGGGAGTGTATGGGCAAGTATGGACGGGAACTGGGAGAGGACACTAACTTTG GTGGAGCATTAGTAGACGTAGGAGAAGCCATGAAGAGAATGGCAGAAGTCAAAGACTCTCTAGACATCGACGTCAAACAGAACTTCATTGATCCGTTGCAAGGGCTCTGTGATAAGGACCTCAGAGAGATACAG CACCACCTTAAGAAGCTTGAAGGCCGTCGCCTGGACTATGACTACAAGAAAAAGCGTCAGGGCAAGATCCCAGATGAGGAGGTTCGACAGGCCCTGGAGAAGTTTCATGAGTCAAAGGAAGTGGCCGAGACCAGCATGTACAACTTGCTGGAGACTGAC aTCGAGCAGGTGAGCCAGCTCTCATCTCTGGTGGAGTCCCAGCTGCAGTACCACAGACAGGCTGTGCAGGTGCTGGATGAGCTTTCTGACAAACTCAGAGACAG GATGAATGAGGCTCAGTCTCGACCAAGACGTGAATACACACCCAAACCCAAACCTATCTTTGACTTTGGCGACAACAACCATTCAAACGGCGGCTACTCAACCTCAATGGCTCCTCCACCTTCATGTAACTCAG CTCCGGAGCAGCCGAGCTGTAAGGCACTGTATGACTTTGAGCCAGAGAACGAGGGAGAGCTGGGCTTCCACGAGGGCGATATCATCaccctgaccaatcagatcgaCGAGAACTGGTATGAGGGCATGCTGAATGGCCAGTCGGGATTCTTCCCTCTCAACTACGTCGAGGTCCTCGTTCCGCTGCCACACTAA